One Halobaculum roseum DNA window includes the following coding sequences:
- a CDS encoding helix-turn-helix transcriptional regulator, whose amino-acid sequence MNRRRADTVVGVLLGFVLLAGGVLSWRAYQQRRAIEQSMGSMMGSSMGTMHGPDPLWYVVGTLLVAGVIGGVYYVVRGELTDPEVADTTAPVDPAQTSAATATSMDDDAAPATSINPESDPQARVLDLLPDDERRVLEPVLNSPGITQIELRDRSEFSKSKVSQTVSSLEERGLLYRERQGRTYRVYPSDDLRQQQPGK is encoded by the coding sequence ATGAATCGCCGTCGAGCAGATACTGTCGTCGGTGTGCTTCTCGGGTTCGTTCTCCTGGCCGGCGGGGTACTCAGTTGGCGGGCCTATCAACAGCGTCGGGCTATCGAGCAATCGATGGGGTCAATGATGGGTTCATCTATGGGAACGATGCACGGCCCAGACCCCCTCTGGTACGTGGTTGGAACCCTGCTGGTTGCTGGCGTTATCGGTGGCGTCTATTACGTGGTCCGGGGAGAACTCACCGATCCAGAAGTGGCCGACACAACGGCGCCTGTCGATCCTGCACAGACATCGGCGGCAACAGCTACGTCGATGGATGATGACGCTGCACCGGCGACGTCTATCAATCCTGAATCGGACCCCCAAGCACGCGTTCTCGATCTCTTACCGGATGATGAACGACGCGTCCTCGAACCCGTCCTGAACTCCCCCGGAATCACGCAGATTGAACTTCGGGATCGATCTGAGTTCTCGAAGAGTAAAGTAAGCCAGACCGTGAGTTCACTCGAGGAGCGAGGTCTGCTGTATCGGGAACGACAGGGTCGGACCTATCGTGTGTATCCGAGTGATGACCTTCGGCAGCAACAACCGGGAAAATAG
- a CDS encoding SHOCT domain-containing protein produces MTQLTTHIGRTARRLAILAVPLLVAATGPAVAHGSGSYGGGMMGGGWGLFGGAMGLWGFLWMGLLIAVPLYIVYALLNRGSGGNEEQSLSVLRERYARGELSDDEFDRRREQLERTG; encoded by the coding sequence ATGACGCAACTCACCACTCACATCGGACGCACTGCTCGGCGACTCGCGATCCTCGCCGTCCCGCTGCTAGTTGCGGCGACTGGACCGGCTGTTGCCCACGGTAGTGGGAGCTACGGCGGCGGCATGATGGGGGGCGGCTGGGGCCTCTTCGGTGGAGCGATGGGGCTCTGGGGGTTCCTCTGGATGGGGCTCCTCATCGCCGTTCCGCTCTACATTGTCTATGCGCTCCTCAATCGAGGCTCCGGTGGGAACGAAGAGCAGTCGCTGTCGGTTCTCCGTGAGCGCTACGCCCGCGGAGAGCTCTCGGATGACGAATTCGATCGGCGGCGAGAACAGCTCGAACGCACCGGATGA
- a CDS encoding permease, with protein sequence MQATIIDGVLESLRIGVGFLWTAAWAIIMGLTITSLVQVYVSKERMAQVLGEGDLTGLTKATVFGAASSGCSFGAVAIGKGLFKKGAHAVNFLAFMFASTNLIVELGLMILILLGWEFLVAELLGGLILIAVMAAIVHLTLPENLFNEVREKLNERDRQAGVTEDPTCGMEGKDEYTLTTDGGETLKFCSEGCMETYRQETSSSGGWRDELLSWGGWYKVGNQYRKEWSMIWKDIVAGFLISGFVIVFVPQWVWNTLFIQGDGLLVTAENAVMGVIIAVLSFVGSMGNVPFAVALWGGGVSFAGIIAFVYADLITVPVLNVYRKYYGWKVMLYILGVFFVTMAFTGFLMELLFDALGIVPDLAGGETATEQTYFELNYTFYLNIIAFALSGFLLYVYRRGLGAPGQYRDPVCGMRTDDEGPSASHDGTTYYFCSKKCKRTFEEEPTEFTNQSPQISSHDHDHDH encoded by the coding sequence ATGCAGGCGACGATAATCGACGGAGTTCTTGAATCCCTTCGTATCGGTGTCGGATTTCTCTGGACGGCGGCGTGGGCGATCATCATGGGCCTCACGATTACGAGTCTCGTCCAGGTCTACGTCTCGAAGGAGCGGATGGCACAGGTGCTGGGTGAGGGCGATCTAACTGGACTTACCAAGGCGACTGTGTTCGGAGCAGCAAGCAGTGGCTGTAGTTTCGGCGCCGTCGCCATCGGGAAGGGCCTGTTCAAGAAGGGGGCGCACGCGGTGAACTTCCTCGCGTTCATGTTCGCGTCGACGAACCTCATCGTCGAACTAGGGCTGATGATTCTCATCCTGCTTGGCTGGGAGTTCCTCGTCGCGGAACTGCTCGGCGGCCTGATTCTCATCGCCGTCATGGCCGCCATCGTCCACCTCACGCTTCCCGAAAACCTGTTTAACGAAGTCCGCGAGAAGCTCAACGAGCGCGACCGCCAGGCGGGCGTCACGGAAGATCCCACCTGCGGGATGGAGGGGAAAGACGAGTACACGCTCACGACCGACGGCGGTGAGACGCTCAAATTCTGCTCGGAGGGCTGTATGGAGACCTATCGCCAGGAGACGTCGAGTAGCGGCGGGTGGCGTGACGAGTTGCTGTCGTGGGGTGGCTGGTACAAGGTCGGGAATCAGTACCGCAAGGAGTGGTCGATGATCTGGAAAGACATCGTCGCCGGCTTCCTTATTTCTGGGTTCGTCATCGTCTTCGTCCCGCAGTGGGTGTGGAACACGCTGTTCATTCAGGGCGACGGCCTGCTCGTGACTGCCGAGAACGCCGTCATGGGCGTCATCATCGCCGTCCTCAGTTTCGTCGGCAGTATGGGCAACGTCCCGTTCGCCGTCGCGCTCTGGGGTGGTGGCGTCAGCTTCGCCGGGATCATCGCGTTCGTCTACGCCGACCTCATCACCGTGCCCGTCCTGAACGTCTACCGGAAGTACTACGGCTGGAAGGTGATGCTGTACATCCTCGGCGTCTTCTTCGTCACGATGGCGTTCACCGGCTTCCTCATGGAGCTGCTGTTCGACGCGCTGGGTATCGTTCCAGATCTGGCGGGCGGCGAGACGGCGACTGAACAGACGTACTTCGAGCTCAACTACACGTTCTACCTCAATATTATCGCCTTTGCGCTCTCCGGGTTCCTTCTGTATGTCTACCGGCGGGGACTCGGCGCACCAGGTCAGTATCGAGATCCGGTGTGCGGGATGCGAACCGACGATGAGGGCCCGAGTGCGTCCCACGATGGGACGACGTACTATTTTTGCTCAAAGAAATGCAAGCGTACGTTCGAAGAAGAACCAACGGAATTTACTAATCAAAGCCCGCAAATATCGAGCCACGATCACGATCATGACCACTGA
- a CDS encoding thioredoxin family protein has protein sequence MTEVILFTQETCGACATQREKNEGIEDAYPDVEFREVDIQTDLETAEEYGVRKTPTTLVYANGEQTAEFIGIVDRDELEAAIESAGQQSPGLTNRLASIIRG, from the coding sequence ATGACGGAAGTTATCCTGTTCACACAGGAGACTTGTGGAGCGTGCGCAACGCAGCGAGAGAAAAACGAGGGTATCGAAGATGCGTATCCGGATGTCGAGTTCCGGGAGGTCGACATCCAGACCGATCTGGAGACGGCCGAGGAGTACGGTGTCCGAAAGACGCCAACGACGCTCGTGTATGCAAACGGGGAACAGACGGCCGAGTTCATCGGCATCGTCGACCGGGACGAATTGGAGGCTGCCATCGAGAGCGCCGGCCAGCAATCGCCCGGACTCACGAACCGGCTCGCCAGCATCATCCGTGGATAA
- a CDS encoding DUF302 domain-containing protein: MEYTIQTSVTGEFDDVVDTTIAALKDEGFGVLCDIDVQATLEEKLGEEFRQYCILGACNPGLAHEGLNEEIELGALLPCNVIVYETDGGEVMVSAVDPQQLVGIADNEALDSIANEVHDRFERVLASVADELESSTEI, encoded by the coding sequence ATGGAATACACAATACAGACTTCAGTCACCGGTGAGTTCGACGACGTCGTCGACACGACGATTGCGGCGCTCAAAGACGAAGGATTCGGCGTCCTCTGTGACATCGACGTCCAAGCGACGCTCGAGGAGAAACTCGGCGAGGAGTTTCGACAGTACTGCATCCTCGGTGCGTGCAACCCGGGGCTGGCACACGAGGGCCTGAACGAAGAGATCGAACTCGGCGCACTCCTCCCGTGTAACGTCATTGTCTACGAAACCGACGGCGGCGAGGTCATGGTGAGTGCCGTCGACCCACAACAGCTCGTCGGCATCGCCGACAACGAGGCACTCGACTCGATCGCGAACGAGGTCCACGACCGGTTCGAACGCGTTCTCGCCAGCGTCGCGGACGAACTCGAATCATCGACCGAGATCTGA
- a CDS encoding SHOCT domain-containing protein, with product MTSSNQLDTTTIVLLILGAIIVLPLLTMGMGFGGMMGYGGMMGGYGTTSGWWPLVGMLVQLVFLLLLLGGGYLVFRRVTASQSSRNPAMEELRMAYARGDLTEEEFEARRNKLERSE from the coding sequence ATGACATCATCAAACCAACTCGACACCACAACCATCGTCCTCCTCATCCTCGGGGCGATCATCGTCCTCCCCTTGCTCACGATGGGGATGGGATTCGGCGGGATGATGGGATACGGTGGAATGATGGGTGGATACGGGACGACCAGCGGCTGGTGGCCACTCGTCGGGATGCTCGTCCAGCTGGTCTTCCTCCTCCTCCTGCTCGGTGGCGGATATCTCGTCTTCCGTCGCGTGACGGCATCGCAGTCGTCGCGGAATCCCGCAATGGAGGAGCTGCGTATGGCATACGCCCGCGGAGATCTCACCGAGGAAGAGTTCGAGGCGCGTCGGAACAAGCTCGAACGCTCGGAGTGA
- a CDS encoding amidohydrolase family protein, whose product MAVDLAIHDALVLTADERNRLYERGTVCITDGCIEEVRPSRAGDGELEASTVIDGNGKLVMPGLVNAHTHLEMTPLIGAFSELELTEMLGSGTALFNRLGNGEFEYLVEAGVELAALNFLLGGVTTVNSMDARPAAGAEAFGEAGLRGFFGPAISDLFWDQPVDQQFSRAREFVETYHDTYDGRIRATICPHDDWSCTRQLWERTASLAAEYPDLLVHTHLLELEESNTMARANGGEDSVGLLDDVGLLDDRLVAAHFRLGDEEDIQRTAEADAAVAHCPSVFCYWNPDGETQWTPVPELRAAGVDVGVGIDDHYWHDSYSMFGEARQARLAANLKRSAGQFDSMELIRMLTIEGARALGMGDEIGSIEAGKRADIILLDVDKPKFTPLTNVPAHVVNNAVPADVETVIVDGDVVLRNGVPETMDSDDVRQRVNQAVERFMDETGWELDIGGSEPPTSIETVRDLPKRGPARLLTRLAMQSARDRFSF is encoded by the coding sequence ATGGCTGTCGATCTGGCAATCCATGATGCACTCGTTCTCACAGCCGACGAGCGGAACCGCCTGTACGAGCGCGGCACAGTATGCATCACCGATGGCTGTATCGAAGAAGTCCGACCATCACGTGCAGGAGACGGAGAATTAGAAGCGTCCACCGTTATCGACGGGAACGGGAAACTGGTGATGCCGGGGTTGGTGAACGCCCACACGCACTTGGAGATGACACCGCTCATCGGTGCGTTTAGCGAACTCGAGCTGACGGAGATGCTTGGGAGTGGGACGGCCTTGTTTAACAGATTAGGGAACGGCGAATTCGAGTACCTCGTCGAGGCAGGCGTCGAGCTCGCAGCGCTCAATTTCCTCTTGGGCGGTGTCACGACCGTGAACTCGATGGACGCACGGCCTGCCGCAGGTGCAGAGGCGTTCGGGGAAGCAGGGCTCCGCGGATTTTTCGGCCCGGCGATCTCGGACCTCTTCTGGGACCAACCAGTCGATCAGCAGTTCTCCCGTGCTCGCGAGTTCGTCGAAACGTACCACGACACGTACGACGGCCGAATCAGGGCGACGATCTGCCCGCACGACGACTGGTCGTGTACCCGGCAGCTGTGGGAACGGACCGCATCCCTCGCCGCAGAGTATCCGGACCTGCTCGTCCACACGCACTTGCTCGAACTCGAGGAGAGTAACACGATGGCACGAGCGAACGGTGGCGAGGACTCGGTAGGATTGCTCGACGACGTTGGACTCCTGGACGACCGACTGGTCGCTGCTCACTTCCGCCTCGGCGACGAAGAGGACATCCAGCGAACCGCCGAGGCGGACGCGGCTGTTGCGCACTGCCCGTCCGTCTTCTGTTACTGGAATCCGGACGGGGAGACGCAGTGGACGCCCGTTCCCGAGCTTCGAGCCGCCGGCGTCGACGTCGGAGTAGGGATTGACGACCACTACTGGCACGACTCGTACAGCATGTTCGGTGAAGCGCGGCAAGCTCGGCTGGCGGCAAATCTCAAGCGTTCAGCCGGGCAGTTCGACTCGATGGAACTGATACGAATGCTCACTATCGAGGGCGCACGCGCGCTGGGGATGGGCGACGAGATCGGCAGTATCGAAGCGGGAAAGCGCGCGGATATTATCCTCCTCGACGTCGACAAACCGAAGTTCACGCCACTGACCAACGTTCCCGCACACGTCGTGAACAACGCGGTCCCGGCCGACGTCGAGACAGTGATCGTTGACGGCGACGTCGTCCTCCGGAATGGTGTGCCCGAGACAATGGACTCGGACGACGTGCGACAGCGAGTAAATCAGGCTGTCGAACGCTTCATGGACGAGACAGGCTGGGAGTTAGACATTGGTGGTAGTGAACCGCCGACCAGCATCGAGACTGTACGGGACCTCCCAAAGCGTGGCCCTGCGCGACTCCTGACTCGCCTCGCGATGCAATCCGCGCGTGATCGGTTCTCCTTCTAA
- a CDS encoding ArsR/SmtB family transcription factor: MSDSDTDHRLDDIAVRDTRISDAIDEPMRAMVLDILSEEALTATEVHERLDDRGIDRTENTVRHHINELRDAGLVDVVRFEEGRGGTTKYYHANTIVLSYSLPDSADAAVEEMIDAAQPQITDALTTLTDEYDDAIEEIVEDMQPCEHCQTQKYETYVLLTVLRRAFVRAHRNS, translated from the coding sequence ATGAGTGATTCCGATACCGACCACCGTCTCGACGACATCGCGGTGCGAGACACTCGGATTTCGGACGCCATCGACGAGCCGATGCGGGCGATGGTCCTCGACATTCTGTCCGAGGAAGCCCTAACTGCGACCGAGGTCCACGAACGCCTCGACGATCGCGGCATCGACCGGACGGAGAACACGGTCCGCCATCACATCAACGAGCTCCGGGATGCGGGCCTCGTCGACGTCGTTCGCTTCGAGGAGGGGCGTGGTGGGACGACGAAGTACTACCACGCGAACACGATCGTCCTCTCGTACTCACTACCAGATTCGGCCGACGCCGCCGTCGAGGAGATGATCGACGCTGCCCAGCCCCAGATCACGGACGCGCTCACTACGCTCACCGACGAGTACGACGACGCTATTGAGGAGATCGTCGAGGATATGCAGCCCTGCGAGCACTGCCAGACCCAGAAGTACGAGACGTACGTTCTTCTGACCGTCCTGCGACGTGCGTTCGTTCGCGCCCACAGAAATTCCTGA
- a CDS encoding heavy-metal-associated domain-containing protein, with protein sequence MSDTTQFRVLDFDCPTCASTVERALSNVDGVQHVEVHYATGRVEIEYDDSVADPDAFAETIENQGYTPQPA encoded by the coding sequence ATGAGCGACACAACCCAATTCCGCGTCCTCGACTTCGACTGCCCGACCTGCGCGAGTACCGTCGAACGCGCCCTGTCGAACGTCGACGGCGTCCAGCACGTCGAAGTCCACTACGCGACCGGCCGCGTCGAGATCGAGTACGACGACAGCGTCGCTGACCCCGACGCCTTCGCAGAGACCATCGAAAACCAGGGGTACACTCCCCAGCCCGCCTAA
- a CDS encoding tyrosine-type recombinase/integrase translates to MPDRALSTPLDDSFERYLQDKGKGRGGGGGNYRRNAARELERFAEWAAGDRGADDWTGIADDVGREPTFDDLDERVFREYARHLGGDRGLKQNTVQTYYRYISAWCGWCVNEGYLEAHYAQRASAMAPLPEDDGRKPGDQQAWTSEQRHALTRHVDERARDAVEAYTTLPEDTDPLDKQRARYAALKATRDRALVFVLAYTAVRVGELLRDPNDPRRRGVRWEDLSLDDGSMDVYRKKQQWDAASLPDPVISPLRSYRQLMDPPTERWPVFPTFDQRTLAELVREELAERGERPEAIIERRAEYARDLLLALDVDIRPPSITTDGARSILQRLSEAAEIDIDHPKHDYLAPHGGRRGMGEVLVRAFGYTVAARYLDNSEEMVRERYSHIEAGELGDVATEALEEIDSVPQ, encoded by the coding sequence ATGCCTGACCGAGCGCTTTCGACGCCGCTCGACGACAGCTTCGAGCGCTACCTCCAAGACAAGGGGAAAGGCCGGGGCGGCGGCGGTGGGAACTATCGACGTAACGCTGCACGCGAGCTCGAACGGTTCGCCGAGTGGGCCGCCGGCGACCGCGGCGCCGACGACTGGACCGGGATCGCCGACGACGTCGGCCGCGAGCCGACCTTCGACGATCTCGACGAACGCGTGTTCCGGGAGTACGCCCGACATCTCGGTGGAGATCGGGGACTCAAGCAGAACACAGTACAAACCTATTACCGCTATATCTCTGCGTGGTGTGGCTGGTGCGTCAACGAGGGATATCTTGAGGCCCACTACGCGCAGCGAGCGAGTGCGATGGCGCCGCTGCCGGAGGACGACGGCCGCAAGCCCGGCGACCAGCAGGCCTGGACGTCTGAACAGCGCCACGCCCTCACCCGCCACGTCGACGAACGGGCCCGCGACGCTGTCGAGGCGTACACGACACTCCCAGAGGATACTGACCCCCTCGACAAGCAGCGAGCACGCTACGCGGCGCTGAAGGCGACTCGTGACCGGGCTCTGGTGTTCGTTCTCGCGTACACAGCTGTCCGCGTCGGCGAACTGCTCCGGGATCCGAACGACCCGCGCCGGCGCGGCGTCCGCTGGGAGGACCTCTCGCTCGACGACGGGAGCATGGACGTCTACCGGAAGAAACAGCAGTGGGACGCCGCCAGTCTTCCCGATCCGGTGATCTCGCCGCTCCGGAGCTATCGCCAGCTGATGGATCCGCCGACGGAGCGCTGGCCGGTGTTTCCGACGTTTGACCAACGGACGCTCGCAGAGCTCGTCCGGGAAGAGCTAGCCGAACGAGGGGAACGCCCAGAAGCAATCATTGAACGCCGTGCGGAGTACGCTCGCGACCTGCTGCTGGCGCTCGATGTGGACATTCGGCCGCCGTCGATCACGACGGACGGCGCACGGTCGATTCTCCAACGACTCTCGGAGGCCGCGGAGATCGACATCGACCATCCGAAACACGATTATCTTGCTCCGCACGGTGGCCGTCGTGGCATGGGCGAGGTTCTGGTCCGGGCATTCGGATATACTGTGGCGGCCCGATATCTCGATAATTCTGAGGAGATGGTTCGTGAGCGGTACTCGCATATCGAGGCTGGTGAGTTAGGTGATGTCGCTACTGAGGCCCTTGAGGAGATCGATAGTGTACCGCAGTAA
- a CDS encoding transposase codes for MSQSPKSNRTVFRRIARQSHVDYPVYDSTPLYDRTSLAGLESDIRVVSATWFRHDSHVSVEEFVCELPLAYFRFNTHDCYGGLTRYEMDTLFRVFVLKELHGWDHETPLVEYLGSHPKLSEGIGLDTVPDQSTLWRSWNQRFTTDLRETVETAARTILIKAQNAGVDVPHEPERKLQHRLDDSDEPEPDDQTVLDQAEKLTDHVSRVVFPAFSLDRGGGCEIHENAYWDLQTYLGLRENLAANEGARSFVYESTRKRTPLGHTHREHIRDLSIEQIREMYRQAIGQLLGEVAATEEFFRAGVVAIDITEADPFTGDRTGHEDEIIGTKEQTDEYAYQWATVQLVGNAVPIVLDARPVRKGESRKEIVEDLLDSAEELVHVDNLLMDREFDSQHVLERISQRGLSYVVPKRMQTSEKAQAKRLLQRDKDRYETDRKLHLGKNEWHQTTLIYRRKEDSEHDDHRQYSVFMTNCGSGHLTEYGDRWEIESGYRSIKRFMAATTSKDFGLRFFYFAFACLLYSIWRAVDLLVQVELTGEYEHSPMVTADNTLTLLKKETGIG; via the coding sequence CCGGTGTATGATTCGACACCACTGTACGATAGAACCTCACTTGCAGGATTGGAATCGGATATTCGCGTTGTCTCGGCGACGTGGTTCAGACACGATAGCCACGTCTCAGTCGAGGAGTTCGTCTGTGAACTCCCGCTAGCCTACTTTCGGTTCAACACGCATGACTGCTATGGAGGGCTAACACGCTACGAGATGGACACGCTCTTTCGCGTGTTCGTCCTGAAGGAACTTCACGGATGGGACCACGAAACACCCCTGGTCGAGTATCTCGGTTCTCACCCAAAACTCAGTGAGGGAATCGGGTTGGACACGGTTCCTGATCAGTCGACGCTGTGGCGCAGCTGGAACCAACGCTTCACCACAGACCTTCGCGAAACCGTCGAGACCGCTGCTCGAACGATTCTGATTAAGGCTCAGAATGCGGGCGTCGATGTTCCCCATGAACCAGAGCGAAAGCTGCAACACCGCCTCGACGATTCTGACGAGCCGGAACCGGACGACCAGACTGTCTTGGACCAGGCGGAGAAGCTCACTGACCACGTCAGCCGCGTCGTCTTCCCAGCGTTCTCGTTGGACCGTGGTGGGGGCTGTGAGATCCACGAGAACGCGTACTGGGACTTACAAACGTATCTGGGGCTCCGAGAGAACTTAGCCGCAAATGAAGGCGCTCGCAGCTTCGTCTACGAGTCGACCCGGAAGAGAACACCACTCGGTCACACCCATCGCGAGCACATTCGAGATCTCTCGATCGAACAGATTCGGGAAATGTATCGGCAGGCTATCGGCCAATTGTTGGGTGAGGTAGCAGCGACGGAGGAGTTCTTCCGAGCAGGGGTCGTCGCCATCGACATCACCGAAGCCGATCCGTTCACGGGCGACCGAACCGGCCACGAAGACGAGATTATCGGGACGAAAGAGCAGACCGACGAGTATGCCTATCAGTGGGCAACGGTCCAGCTGGTCGGGAACGCCGTCCCAATCGTGCTGGACGCGCGCCCGGTACGGAAAGGCGAGTCACGAAAGGAGATCGTCGAGGACCTGCTGGATTCGGCTGAAGAGCTCGTCCACGTCGATAACTTGCTGATGGACCGAGAGTTCGACAGTCAGCACGTCTTGGAGAGGATCAGCCAGCGCGGGCTCTCTTACGTCGTTCCGAAGCGGATGCAGACCAGCGAGAAAGCCCAGGCCAAGCGGTTGCTCCAGCGTGACAAGGATCGGTATGAAACCGACCGGAAACTCCATCTCGGAAAGAACGAGTGGCACCAGACGACGCTGATCTATCGTCGAAAAGAGGACTCAGAGCACGACGACCATCGACAGTATTCAGTGTTCATGACGAATTGCGGGAGTGGTCACCTCACGGAGTACGGCGATCGCTGGGAGATCGAGAGCGGGTACCGGTCGATCAAGCGGTTCATGGCGGCGACGACGTCGAAAGATTTCGGGCTACGGTTCTTCTACTTCGCATTCGCGTGTCTCCTGTACTCAATCTGGCGTGCCGTTGATCTGCTTGTACAGGTCGAGTTGACTGGTGAGTACGAACACTCCCCGATGGTGACGGCTGACAACACGCTGACACTGTTGAAGAAAGAGACTGGAATCGGGTAG
- a CDS encoding heavy metal translocating P-type ATPase gives MNKQSITQYYRNHRKAIVTATSGLLYGGGWSLGYLTSFEMASAAILVLATVVGGYDIAKTAYHEVTNRTLGIKTLVTLAAIGAIVIGEYWEAAAVVFLFSLGSYLEGRTMRKTRTALQELLEMTPDTATVRRDGTLQKVSARDVEEGEVVVVKPGGKIPVDGTVVDGESAVNQAPVTGESAPVHKADSDEVYAGTVNQEGALEIRTTGAGSDTTLERIIRRVEEAQEAQSPTESLIDRFAKYYTPAVIALAIGAYAVTQNAILSLTLLVIGCPGALVIGPPVSIVSAIGNAARSGVLMKGGEHLERAGKIDLVAFDKTGTLTKGETTVSGIEGFGVAAADVLSLAATAEKKSEHHLADAIVDMARERQTAATDGGATVAQADDTDVGRRSVPDPDDFDVVAGKGVIAHADGQEVVVGNRALLDDRDVDVPDRVADYVREREGRGETVVHVVRDGDIIGAIAMRDELREAAPGVVAALQDAGIETVMLTGDNERTAAAVAEEVGIDEYRAELLPEDKQSVIEGYQADGHVVAMVGDGINDAPSLATADVGIAMGAAGTDTAIETADMALMADDLERIPYAVKLSKATRWNVLENVGLAVLTVTVLLAGVLTSYVTLASGMLVHEASVLLVILNGMRLLRY, from the coding sequence ATGAACAAACAATCGATCACGCAGTACTACCGGAACCACCGGAAGGCCATCGTCACGGCGACAAGCGGCCTGCTGTACGGCGGTGGCTGGAGTCTCGGCTACCTCACGAGTTTCGAGATGGCAAGCGCCGCCATCCTCGTCCTCGCGACGGTCGTGGGTGGCTACGACATCGCCAAGACCGCTTACCACGAGGTCACCAACCGGACGCTCGGCATCAAGACGCTGGTGACGCTGGCCGCCATCGGTGCTATCGTCATCGGGGAGTACTGGGAAGCCGCCGCCGTCGTCTTCCTGTTCAGCCTTGGCAGCTACCTCGAAGGCCGGACGATGCGGAAGACCCGGACGGCACTTCAGGAGCTACTGGAGATGACGCCCGACACGGCGACCGTCCGTCGCGACGGGACACTCCAAAAGGTCTCCGCCCGCGATGTCGAAGAGGGCGAAGTCGTCGTCGTAAAGCCGGGCGGGAAGATCCCGGTCGACGGAACCGTCGTCGACGGCGAGAGCGCAGTCAACCAGGCGCCGGTCACCGGCGAGAGCGCGCCCGTCCACAAGGCCGACAGCGACGAGGTGTACGCCGGGACGGTCAACCAGGAGGGCGCGCTAGAAATCCGGACGACGGGAGCGGGATCGGATACGACTCTCGAACGGATCATCCGTCGCGTCGAGGAGGCCCAGGAGGCTCAGTCGCCCACGGAGAGTCTCATCGACCGGTTCGCGAAGTACTACACGCCGGCCGTCATTGCCCTGGCTATCGGCGCGTACGCGGTCACGCAGAACGCGATCCTGTCGCTGACGCTGCTGGTCATCGGCTGTCCGGGCGCGCTGGTCATCGGGCCACCGGTCAGCATCGTCTCGGCCATCGGTAACGCCGCCCGGTCGGGCGTGCTGATGAAGGGCGGCGAACACCTCGAACGCGCCGGCAAGATCGATCTCGTCGCCTTCGACAAGACGGGGACGCTCACGAAGGGCGAGACCACCGTCTCCGGTATCGAGGGGTTCGGCGTCGCCGCCGCCGACGTCCTCTCGCTCGCAGCGACCGCCGAGAAGAAGAGCGAACACCACCTCGCGGACGCCATCGTCGACATGGCCCGCGAACGCCAGACGGCTGCGACGGACGGTGGAGCGACGGTCGCCCAAGCGGACGATACGGACGTGGGGCGCAGGTCGGTCCCCGATCCCGACGACTTCGACGTGGTCGCCGGCAAGGGCGTCATCGCCCATGCCGATGGCCAGGAAGTCGTCGTCGGCAACCGCGCGCTGCTGGACGACCGCGACGTCGATGTCCCCGATCGGGTCGCCGACTACGTCCGCGAGCGTGAGGGGCGCGGCGAGACAGTCGTCCACGTCGTTCGGGACGGGGACATCATCGGCGCGATTGCGATGCGGGACGAGCTCCGGGAGGCCGCTCCTGGGGTCGTCGCGGCGCTCCAAGACGCTGGCATCGAGACGGTGATGCTCACCGGCGACAACGAGCGGACGGCCGCTGCCGTTGCCGAGGAGGTCGGTATCGACGAGTACCGTGCCGAACTCCTCCCCGAGGACAAGCAGTCCGTCATCGAGGGCTACCAGGCCGACGGCCACGTCGTCGCGATGGTCGGCGACGGCATCAACGACGCGCCATCGCTGGCCACTGCCGATGTCGGCATCGCGATGGGTGCTGCGGGAACGGACACCGCTATCGAAACGGCTGACATGGCGTTGATGGCCGACGACCTCGAACGCATCCCGTACGCGGTCAAACTCAGCAAGGCGACGCGCTGGAACGTCCTCGAGAACGTCGGGCTCGCGGTGCTGACCGTGACCGTCCTCCTCGCGGGCGTGCTCACCAGCTACGTCACCCTCGCGTCGGGAATGCTGGTCCACGAGGCCAGCGTCCTCCTCGTCATCCTCAACGGGATGCGACTGCTCCGCTACTGA